The following DNA comes from Candidatus Sysuiplasma acidicola.
GGTAATAAATCACTACTGACGGAATCTGTGTTCGGCGTAGCCAAACCTCTTCCATATTTCCTGTTTTATAACTATGCAGGTGTCGGGATTTGAACCCGACTTGTTGGCTCTCCTCCATGATGGTGGAAGGCCAAAATCCTAACCAGACTAGATTACACCTGCCCGTCTGTGCTCATCAGCCACATTTAAACGGAGATATTATCTTTTCCGGACATGGCGTTCATCTGACCCCATACTCGTCCCGCCTGTCAACAACAGTGCGTCTTAAACTCCATGTCCGCATCTCAGACAGTATTGTGAACAGGCTAAAGTTTAATATCCCCCCGTAATGTTTTGTCGGATTATATGGAATTCAAGGTTATTAGCGAAAAGGAGAAAGAAATCGAAATCGGTGCCATTGGTGCCGACGACACTCTCATCTATCCTCTTCTGACTGAAATACTCAAGAATGAAAAGGTTGTTGAGGCCAAATATGTCAAAGGGCATCCAGACCTTGACGTTCCTTCTCTCGTGGTAAGGGTCAGTTCAGGAGATCCGAGGAATGCCCTCAAGAAGGCAGCGGAGAATCTGAACGGAAACTTCTCAGACCTCAGAAAGAAGGTTGAGAAGAATTTGCGTTAGGCTTATGCAGAAACCAGAGCCGTCTCCAGTCGAGCAAGAACTTGGAATGCATGTCTACCTGACCGGTTCCGACGGCGTCGGAGGCTCAATAAAGAATGAAGTTGAAGACTTCATTGTCGATGAAATCCCTCTCCTTCCAGCCTCACGTGATGACGGTCACTTTCTGATATGCAGAGTCACGTCAACAAACTGGGAGACAAACAGGCTGATAAGGGAAATTTCAAGGAGACTG
Coding sequences within:
- a CDS encoding DNA-directed RNA polymerase subunit L is translated as MEFKVISEKEKEIEIGAIGADDTLIYPLLTEILKNEKVVEAKYVKGHPDLDVPSLVVRVSSGDPRNALKKAAENLNGNFSDLRKKVEKNLR